One Desulfovibrio sp. Fe33 DNA segment encodes these proteins:
- a CDS encoding helix-turn-helix domain-containing protein: MTFQELGETLQREREARGLTVKAVMDATKISRVVILALESGDRSALPHPVYIKGFIKSYARLLELDPDELCMVVDREYQLEPPSAGDLSYDVEPNAEKAFQDNDAPSGRRRRSIWPTILILLSLAGAAGILMLNLNKTKTSDVPVPATEPAGEAVKPAAPEGVAPEGVSPGVAPADEKGVPAVEPESDSGQDATGEAGESPAAEAAAAPAESASASAGADSASNASSGGQMASARESAGAEVPDEDAAITQESAPAEPRYEHVLIIRATTDKGCWIGVWRGEESRMNRDFVLRKGEPLRLMFNSPRRIRIGNVAGVTVSYNGQPYSLDSSKGNIQTITFGM, encoded by the coding sequence ATGACATTTCAGGAACTAGGCGAAACGTTGCAGCGCGAGCGCGAGGCAAGGGGGCTGACCGTCAAGGCTGTCATGGACGCCACCAAGATCAGCCGCGTCGTCATCCTCGCCCTGGAAAGCGGCGACCGATCGGCTCTGCCGCACCCTGTGTATATCAAAGGATTCATCAAGAGCTATGCCAGACTTCTGGAGCTTGATCCGGACGAATTGTGCATGGTCGTGGATCGCGAATATCAGTTGGAGCCGCCCTCAGCCGGGGACCTCTCCTACGATGTCGAGCCCAACGCGGAAAAGGCGTTTCAGGACAATGACGCGCCCTCCGGACGCCGCAGGCGGTCCATTTGGCCCACTATTCTGATTCTGTTGTCCCTGGCCGGGGCCGCGGGGATTTTGATGTTGAACTTGAACAAAACCAAGACGTCCGACGTGCCCGTGCCCGCCACCGAGCCTGCCGGGGAAGCCGTCAAGCCCGCCGCGCCCGAAGGCGTTGCGCCTGAAGGCGTTTCGCCCGGGGTCGCACCTGCGGATGAAAAGGGCGTGCCTGCCGTCGAGCCCGAATCGGACTCCGGGCAGGATGCGACAGGGGAGGCGGGGGAGAGCCCGGCGGCTGAAGCCGCTGCGGCTCCCGCCGAATCCGCCTCGGCTTCGGCCGGGGCGGATTCCGCTTCAAACGCGTCCTCCGGCGGGCAGATGGCTTCTGCCCGGGAATCGGCCGGGGCCGAGGTGCCTGACGAGGATGCCGCCATTACTCAGGAAAGCGCGCCGGCCGAGCCCCGGTATGAACACGTGCTGATCATTCGGGCCACCACCGACAAGGGGTGCTGGATCGGTGTCTGGCGCGGTGAAGAGAGCAGGATGAATCGTGATTTCGTACTGCGCAAGGGCGAGCCTCTGCGGTTGATGTTCAACAGCCCGCGCCGTATCCGCATCGGCAACGTCGCCGGTGTGACCGTGTCCTACAACGGACAGCCTTATTCCCTGGATTCTTCCAAGGGAAACATTCAGACCATCACTTTCGGCATGTAG